CGTAGTGCTTCATCGTGAAATCCTCGAAGAAATCGCGGAGGATCCTGATCGCGGTCTCCTTGAGCCTGGCGGGGAAGTTGCCGAGTTCGAGCTGGACGATGAGGCATTCCTGGAGGTTCCTCGCCGCAATACCGGGAGGGTCGAGGCGCTGGACCATCCGGAGAATCTCCTCCGCGCGCTGATCGCTGATGCAGAGCCGGTGGGCGAGGTTGAGATCCTCCACGATCATCCGGAGTTCGCGCCTGAGATACCCGTCCTCGTCGATATTTCCGATGATTTCCTCGCAAAGGAGGTTTTCGTCGGGCGTGAGGTCGAGCATGAGAATCTGATCGCGAAGCCTCTGTGTCAGCGAGAGCTCCGCCGGCTGCGGAAGCTCATCCCGCTCCTCGTCGTCCCTGACGGCGCGGGTCGCCTTGTGGCCGTCAAGATCGTCGTTCATGAAGTCTTCGAACGTATATCCGTCGTCCGAGGTCTGGCTTTCCCGCTCCGCAGCGGCCTCGCCGTCGGCTCCGTCAACAGGCTCCTCGAGTTTGGGCTCCTCCGCCTCCTGGACCAATTCCATCTCGTCGGCTTCTTCCAGGAGAGGGTTCATCTCGAGCTCGGCCTTGATCCGCTGCTCGAGGGCGAGGACCGGCAGCTGGAGGAGCTGGAGGTACTGGACCTGCTGCGGGGTCAGTTTCTGCTGGAGAGTCTGTCGCTGCGAGAGATTAAGCATCGGCGTCATCGCCCCGCGGGGAGCGTGCCGGATGTCCCGGGCGCGGATTCCGCGACCGCGCCGGGCAGCGCCCGCCTGCTGCATTCGGCCCGGAACTCGTCATACCACACCTCGCCGTAGAGGCGTACCAGGGCATCCTTGAGAAACGTGGAGAGGGGAATGTTTGAAGCTTCGCCGAGGCGCCGTCCCGGCGAGCATTCGGGCAGTTTTTCATATCTCACAATTTGCGCCGCCCCGCGCGAGACGCGCAGCGGGAAGAGGTGGCAGGAAACCGGCTTCCGCCACCCGCTCTCGCCGTTCAGCCAGGCTTTTTCAAGAGAACAGCGGGCGACGTCGCCTTCATAATAAACGAAGACGCAATCGCGGTCATTCACGCAGGTGGTCGAAAATTGTCCGGAGACGCCTTCGAACAGGCCGTCCCGCCGGATCACCCGCAGATGTTCCTCCGAGAGGTACTTTGCGGCAGCCGGAAAGGCGCGCTCGAGCTCCGCGCACTCCTCGTCGATGAGCGGGGCGCCCCGACCTCCCGGAAGCGTGCAACACGCACCTCTGCACTGCTCCAGGTCGCACGCGAATCGCGCCCGTGCAACTGCTTCATCGATCACCGCTTCCCCGACGACAAACATACGCCCTCAAAATACAAAAGTTTTGACAAAGAGAAAAGCCTTCGGAACCCGGAAACGGCGAATCGGCGCCGGCCGTCATACCGCCGAAGGCGCGCGAACGCCGCGCACAACCGCATAATGTAGCATTCGGCTCCGATGAATGCTGTGACGGGATACACCTCCGCCGGAGAAGCCTGAAATCACGCCTTTACGAAGAGTTTGCCGGGAAATTGTTTGACCAGGCCCTTGAATTCGAGACTCAGCAGATTCACCAGCACGTCGGAAGTCGCAAGACGCGATCGTCCCGCCAGCGCGTCGATATGAACGGGATCCGCACCGAGGAAATCGTAGATCCTTTTTTCGAAGAACGTCAATCCGGGTTCCGTCGTTCGTCCCCGCGCCACGCCGCGAATCAGGCCGGAGGGGAGTTTCGACACCAGCTCCGCCACGACGTCATCGACAGACTCCACGAGTTTGGCGCGCCCCTCCCTGATGAGCGCATTGCAGCCGCGCGATCGTTTGTTGCGGGGACCGCCGGGGACCGCGAACACCTCGCGGTTCTGATCGAGCGCCAGATTCGCGGTAATCATGGCCCCCCCGTTGAGACCGGTCTCAACCACGACCGTGCCGAGCGAGAGACCGCTGATAATCCGGTTCCTTCGGGGAAAATTCACGGCGTCGGGTTTGGATCCCATCGCATATTCGCTCAACACGAGACCCCGGCCCGCGATGCCGCGGAAAAGGTCTTTGTTTTCGGGCGGATAGATCACATCAAGGCCCGAGCCGATGGCCGCGATGGTCCGCCCTCCCGACTTCAACGCCGCCCCGTGGGCTGCCGTGTCGATTCCCCGGGCCAAACCGCTGACGATCGTGATTCCCCGGCGCGCCAGTTCCCCCGCGAATTCCCCTGCGAGGGCAATTCCCTCCGCGGAGGGGAGCCGCGTGCCGACGATCGCGACGGCGAACCGGTCCGCCGCCGCATACTCCCCGCAGGCGAAGAAGAAGGGGGGCGGATCGTAGATCGCCTTGAGCAATTCCGGATACCCCTCCTCCCAGAACGAGACGATCCGGCCGTTCACTTTGTTGAGCCTGGAGAGTTGCGCGGCCGCATACGCCCGGGGGGCTTCCATGCGTTCATGCCGGATGAACAGGGCGATCGAGGAGGCGAGACGCCGGCTGATTCCTTCCGTCGCCGCGAGTTGTTTCGGGGAAGCCCCGAGGAGGGCCTCCGTACCGCCGAAGTGTGAAACGAGCGAACGCAAGCGTCGGGGTCCGATCCGGGGGACCTGGGATAGCGCCAATAAATCGAGTGCGGAAATCATGCCTGCCTCCCTGCTGCCATGATTATGCTGGATGACTGAACAAGCCGGCCCGGGCGAGCCGGCAACCGCGCCGGATCTTATCCGGCGGTTTTTCTTCCCTCGAACATCCTACGGCGGGGCGACATCAAGCCCGTCGACGACTGCGACCACCACGGAATGGACGGGGACTTTCTTATTCCTCAGGACCTGCACGGCCCCCTGGCCTTCCTGCACGATCAGGACCGTGTCCCCCACCCCCGCATCCACCGAATCGAGCGCAAGAATGTCCCGTCCGATAAAAGCCCCGGTCAGATCGATCGGTTGGACGATCAGGGTTTTGAAGGTTTTCAAGTGCTCGTTCTTCTGTGTCGAGACGATTGTGCCGATCACCTTGCAGAGCGTCACGCGCGCACCCCCGTCGCCAGGAGGAGCCCGGTATACCGCCGCGTCAACTCCTCGGCTCCTTCGGAGGTCGGCGCCTCCGCGATGATGCGCACAACCGGTTCCGTATTGGAGTTCCGCAGATGCACCCACGAGTCGTCAAACATGATTTTGATTCCATCCTCGTTGTTGACATTTCCGTTCTTTGAAGACTGGCTCCCGAACTCGCGGAGAACCTCACCCGCATCCCGGCCGGAGAGCTGCACCTTCGACTTTGCCATCGAGTAGCGGGGAAGCGTGGATCTGAGCTGCGAGAGAGTTCCGCCGAATTCGGCAAGCTGCTGAAGGATCAAACCGATGCCGACGATGGCGTCCCTTCCGTAATGGAGGGCGGGAAGGATCACCCCTCCGCTCCCCTCTCCCCCGACGAGGGCGCCGGATTCCTTCATCCGCGCGGCGACGTTGATTTCACCCACGGGAGTGCGGAGTACCGTGGCGCCGAATTCCTTCGCCACGTCATCCACCGCCCGGGTGGTCGATAAATTCACCACGACCGTGGCGGCCGAACCCGGGTTTTCCCTCTTCCGCTTTTCCAGCACGAACTTTACCACCGCCGTGACGGTGTATTCCTCTCCGAAGGGAGTTCCCGATTCGTCGACGAGCGCCAACCGGTCGACATCGGGGTCGACGGCGATACCGGCATCGGCGTGTTCCGAGACGACGCGGCGGCAGAGGCCGGTAAGATTTTCAGGGACCGGTTCGGGCATACGGCTGAAAATGCCGCTGACGTCGCAGTTCATCTCGATCACCGTGCAGCCAAGCCGACGCAGAAGCTGCGGCACGATCAGACCCCCGGCCGCGTTGACCGAATCGACGACGATCCGGAACCCTCTCCTGCGAATCGCTTCCGCGTCGAAGAAGGGAAGTGCGAGGACCGAATCGATGTGGCGTTCGATGAAGGAATCATCCCTCCTGTGCGCGCCGGGCGCATCCCATCGGGCATAGGGCATCGCCTGCTCCTCGGCGAAGTTCCAGAAGAGCCGGCTCTCCGCCGCATCGAGGAACATGCCGCTCGGGCCCATGAATTTGAGCCCGTTCCATTCGATCGGGTTATGGCTCGCCGTCAGGGAAATCCCTCCCGCGGCTCCGAGTTTCTCCACCGCGATTGCGATTGTGGGTGTGGGCACCACTC
This window of the Bacteroidota bacterium genome carries:
- a CDS encoding DUF3109 family protein; translation: MFVVGEAVIDEAVARARFACDLEQCRGACCTLPGGRGAPLIDEECAELERAFPAAAKYLSEEHLRVIRRDGLFEGVSGQFSTTCVNDRDCVFVYYEGDVARCSLEKAWLNGESGWRKPVSCHLFPLRVSRGAAQIVRYEKLPECSPGRRLGEASNIPLSTFLKDALVRLYGEVWYDEFRAECSRRALPGAVAESAPGTSGTLPAGR
- the dprA gene encoding DNA-processing protein DprA, which encodes MISALDLLALSQVPRIGPRRLRSLVSHFGGTEALLGASPKQLAATEGISRRLASSIALFIRHERMEAPRAYAAAQLSRLNKVNGRIVSFWEEGYPELLKAIYDPPPFFFACGEYAAADRFAVAIVGTRLPSAEGIALAGEFAGELARRGITIVSGLARGIDTAAHGAALKSGGRTIAAIGSGLDVIYPPENKDLFRGIAGRGLVLSEYAMGSKPDAVNFPRRNRIISGLSLGTVVVETGLNGGAMITANLALDQNREVFAVPGGPRNKRSRGCNALIREGRAKLVESVDDVVAELVSKLPSGLIRGVARGRTTEPGLTFFEKRIYDFLGADPVHIDALAGRSRLATSDVLVNLLSLEFKGLVKQFPGKLFVKA
- the glmM gene encoding phosphoglucosamine mutase, translating into MSLMVSISGVRGIVGTSLTPEVLVKYARAFAGYTRRGTIVLGRDGRVSGKLLGNIVSSTLLAAGCDVIALGVVPTPTIAIAVEKLGAAGGISLTASHNPIEWNGLKFMGPSGMFLDAAESRLFWNFAEEQAMPYARWDAPGAHRRDDSFIERHIDSVLALPFFDAEAIRRRGFRIVVDSVNAAGGLIVPQLLRRLGCTVIEMNCDVSGIFSRMPEPVPENLTGLCRRVVSEHADAGIAVDPDVDRLALVDESGTPFGEEYTVTAVVKFVLEKRKRENPGSAATVVVNLSTTRAVDDVAKEFGATVLRTPVGEINVAARMKESGALVGGEGSGGVILPALHYGRDAIVGIGLILQQLAEFGGTLSQLRSTLPRYSMAKSKVQLSGRDAGEVLREFGSQSSKNGNVNNEDGIKIMFDDSWVHLRNSNTEPVVRIIAEAPTSEGAEELTRRYTGLLLATGVRA
- a CDS encoding EutN/CcmL family microcompartment protein, whose product is MTLCKVIGTIVSTQKNEHLKTFKTLIVQPIDLTGAFIGRDILALDSVDAGVGDTVLIVQEGQGAVQVLRNKKVPVHSVVVAVVDGLDVAPP